A window of Streptomyces profundus genomic DNA:
GATGTCTGGCCTGGCCGCGACCATGGCGAAGGGCGTCCGTTGGTGTGCGTGTGAAGACTCACCTGGACGCCCTTCTGGCGGCACTGTACGTGTTCATCGACGACCATGTGGCCCCTTGTCGCCGGATCGGGCGACCCCCGAAACTAACGGACGCCGAACTGCTGTGCCTGGCGGTCGCGCAGGTCTTGCTCGGCTTCCACTCCGCACGGCACTGGATCCGCTTCGCTCACGCACGGCTGCCGCACCTGTTCCGCTACCTGCCCCAGCAATCCGGCTACAACAAGCGCCTCAACGCCGCCGGGCCGCTGATCTCGCAGGTGATCGAGGCACTGGCCCGGCAGGTGCCCACCTGGCACGACAACCTGCGGCTGATCGACTCCACCCCGCTGCCATGCGCCGCCTCCCGGGAGACCGTCAAACGCTCGCGGCTGGCCGGACACGCCGGCTACGGCTACTGCCGCTCCCACTCCCGGTTCTTCTGGGGCTTTCGGCTCTACCTGGTGACCACCGCCGAGGGCATGCCGGTCACCTGGTGCCTGGCCAACCCCAAGCTCGGCGAGCGGGAAGTGATGACCGCGCTGCTGGAACGCGACCACCACCTCCTCCGCACCGGGCAGGTGATCCTGGCCGACAAGGGCTTCGCCGGGCGCGAGTTCGAGGCGTTCGTCACCGAACGCCTCGGTGCCCACCTGGTGCGACCCGACCGCAAAGACGAGCCGGTCCGTCACGGACGGCTGGCCCGGATGCGGCAGTGGATCGAGGCCGTATTCGACACCCTCAAAGGCCAACTCGGCCTGGAGACACACGGCGGCAGAACCCCGGCCGCAGTCTTCGCCCGCACCGGCCAACGCTTACTCGCCCTGGCCGCCACGATCTGGCACAACTGGACCACCGACGCCCCGATCAAACGC
This region includes:
- a CDS encoding IS982 family transposase → MKTHLDALLAALYVFIDDHVAPCRRIGRPPKLTDAELLCLAVAQVLLGFHSARHWIRFAHARLPHLFRYLPQQSGYNKRLNAAGPLISQVIEALARQVPTWHDNLRLIDSTPLPCAASRETVKRSRLAGHAGYGYCRSHSRFFWGFRLYLVTTAEGMPVTWCLANPKLGEREVMTALLERDHHLLRTGQVILADKGFAGREFEAFVTERLGAHLVRPDRKDEPVRHGRLARMRQWIEAVFDTLKGQLGLETHGGRTPAAVFARTGQRLLALAATIWHNWTTDAPIKRSLIAYDH